In Kitasatospora sp. NA04385, a single genomic region encodes these proteins:
- a CDS encoding DUF11 domain-containing protein, whose amino-acid sequence MLRSKPAGGRGRTRWESALALTLGLALSALGTAPTVAAVERTGHGGRAAKAVAAGPGAHRVAGVPADPVVIYDEDFENGMAGLAPIRLPAYTGATGMTYTASPSWLAFCNGWVMNYDDRGPTPPECSTDLFWDTLADVAVAIGEYDGDAAPTKNHSVAAWTEGGSYTPTDIQLQTNGTIPVAGANHYLTASVASGAVCYNGEYADPQQNFFLTTGGTEIPLNTVPLNPCTDPNAKEYTYPDAKAPIKAVQATADKPHLFTGSEFGIVLRNSANTGQGNDAAFDNMRILDVTPQIDKSFSPSPAPVGGTSTLTFTITNTSDLLEKDGWSFTDNLPAGLTVAGAPNTATTCTNGTVTADAGGTSVKLAGDLTAGQASCTLSVDVTSATAGSYQNCAANTADLVGLLAPECATVEFAVPQYTITKTANPASGSTVHPGDKVTYTVTVDNTGRVPVDATAVDDLTKVVDDATYDGDAKADAGTVSYAAPKLNWSGTLAAGQSATITYSVTVNDPDAGDGKLDNSVTGNGYSNCTTGTEAGCTTHEDVTGLKVTKTADAVTAKPGQKVTYTVTVTNLVGAPRTGVSVSDDLTKVLDDAAYDNDATASAGTVAYAAPILTWSGDLAASQSVTITYSVTVKQPDTGDHQLANAVVGPADSNCASGSTDPACSSTVPIAELKIAKSSDAKSPVKPGDKITYTVVLTNPGTAPYTGAAITDDLSKDLDDATYDNDAKADSGTVSYAAPVLSWNGVVPAGGSVTITYSVTVNKPAEGDKQVTNAVVGPPDSNCPPGSTDPVCSTAGGIAQLTIAKTSDAKNPVKAGDKVTYTVTVTNTGTAAYPAAAFSDDLSKDLDDATYDGDAKASSGTVSYAAPALSWNGDVAPGQSVTVTYSVTVGNPDTGDYELANTVTGPADSNCPQGTKDPRCSTRDRIAALQVTKDSDSRRAPVRPGAKVTYTVTVTNPGKAVYPGAQLTDDLSGDLDDATYDGDATATSGTVGYAAPVLSWNGDVAPGQSVTITYSVRVNKPDTGDKELANTVVAPDGSNCRAVSTDPACSTSDDIADLAIIKSSDAKTPVKPGDTVTYTVEVTNDGTADYPAAFATDNLSGILDDAAYNGDAKATSGTVTYQQPELAWAGSVPAGGSVTITYSVTVDRPDTGDHELANTVVGPPNSTCPPLRSAPECGTDNGVAELEVTKTSDAKDPVKDGDKVGYTITVANTGKADYPAAAISDDLTGDLDDATYDGDAKADAGTVSYAAPNLAWSGTVPAGQRVTITYSVTVDDPDTGDRELANTVTGPEGSNCASGSTDPACSTHDRTVPNPAPSPSPTPGPAPLPDTGSSALVWYAGMAAALAIAAGTILTTARTRRGRH is encoded by the coding sequence ATGCTTCGGTCGAAACCGGCAGGTGGTCGCGGGCGGACGCGGTGGGAGTCCGCGCTGGCGTTGACGCTCGGCCTCGCGCTGAGCGCGCTGGGAACCGCCCCCACGGTGGCCGCGGTGGAACGGACGGGCCATGGCGGCCGGGCGGCGAAGGCCGTGGCGGCCGGGCCCGGGGCGCACCGGGTGGCGGGGGTGCCGGCCGATCCGGTGGTGATCTACGACGAGGACTTCGAGAACGGCATGGCGGGCCTGGCGCCGATCCGGCTGCCCGCCTACACCGGTGCGACCGGCATGACGTACACCGCCTCGCCGTCCTGGCTGGCGTTCTGCAACGGCTGGGTCATGAACTACGACGACCGGGGCCCGACGCCGCCGGAGTGCAGCACCGACCTGTTCTGGGACACCCTGGCGGACGTCGCCGTCGCGATCGGCGAGTACGACGGGGACGCGGCGCCGACGAAGAACCACAGCGTGGCGGCGTGGACCGAGGGCGGCAGTTACACGCCCACCGACATCCAGTTGCAGACCAACGGCACCATCCCGGTCGCGGGGGCCAACCACTACCTGACGGCGTCGGTGGCCTCCGGCGCGGTCTGCTACAACGGCGAGTACGCCGACCCGCAGCAGAACTTCTTCCTCACCACCGGCGGCACCGAGATCCCGCTGAACACCGTGCCGCTCAACCCGTGCACGGACCCGAACGCCAAGGAGTACACCTACCCGGACGCGAAGGCGCCGATCAAGGCGGTGCAGGCGACGGCGGACAAGCCGCACCTGTTCACCGGCAGCGAGTTCGGGATCGTCCTGCGCAACAGCGCCAACACCGGCCAGGGCAACGACGCGGCGTTCGACAACATGCGGATCCTGGACGTGACCCCGCAGATCGACAAGTCCTTCAGCCCCTCGCCCGCCCCGGTCGGCGGGACGTCCACGCTGACGTTCACCATCACCAACACCTCGGACCTGCTGGAGAAGGACGGCTGGTCGTTCACCGACAACCTCCCCGCCGGCCTGACCGTGGCCGGTGCCCCGAACACCGCCACCACCTGCACCAACGGCACGGTCACCGCCGACGCCGGGGGCACCTCGGTGAAGCTCGCCGGTGACCTGACGGCCGGGCAGGCGTCCTGCACGCTGAGCGTGGACGTCACCTCCGCCACCGCCGGCAGCTACCAGAACTGCGCGGCCAACACCGCCGACCTCGTCGGCCTGCTGGCGCCCGAGTGTGCGACCGTGGAGTTCGCCGTCCCGCAGTACACGATCACCAAGACGGCGAACCCGGCGTCCGGCAGCACCGTCCACCCCGGCGACAAGGTCACCTACACGGTCACGGTCGACAACACCGGCCGCGTCCCGGTGGACGCCACCGCCGTCGACGACCTGACCAAGGTCGTCGACGACGCGACGTACGACGGCGATGCCAAGGCCGACGCGGGCACCGTCTCCTACGCGGCGCCGAAGCTGAACTGGTCGGGGACGCTCGCGGCCGGGCAGAGCGCCACCATCACCTACTCGGTGACCGTCAACGACCCCGACGCCGGCGACGGCAAGCTCGACAACAGCGTCACCGGCAACGGCTACTCGAACTGCACCACCGGCACCGAGGCCGGCTGCACCACCCACGAGGACGTGACCGGCCTGAAGGTCACCAAGACCGCCGACGCGGTCACGGCCAAGCCCGGCCAGAAGGTCACCTACACCGTGACCGTCACCAACCTGGTCGGCGCGCCCCGCACCGGGGTGAGCGTCAGCGACGACCTGACCAAGGTGCTGGACGACGCGGCGTACGACAACGACGCCACCGCGAGCGCGGGCACCGTCGCCTACGCGGCGCCGATCCTCACCTGGAGCGGCGACCTGGCGGCGAGCCAGAGCGTGACCATCACCTACTCGGTGACCGTCAAGCAGCCCGACACCGGTGACCACCAGCTCGCCAACGCGGTCGTCGGCCCGGCTGACTCCAACTGCGCGAGCGGCTCCACCGACCCGGCCTGCTCCAGCACCGTCCCGATCGCCGAGCTGAAGATCGCCAAGTCCTCGGACGCCAAGAGCCCGGTCAAGCCCGGCGACAAGATCACCTACACCGTCGTCCTGACCAACCCCGGCACCGCCCCGTACACCGGCGCCGCGATCACCGACGACCTGTCCAAGGACCTGGACGACGCGACGTACGACAACGACGCGAAGGCCGACTCCGGCACCGTCTCCTACGCCGCCCCCGTGCTGTCCTGGAACGGCGTGGTGCCCGCGGGCGGCTCGGTGACCATCACCTACTCGGTCACCGTGAACAAGCCCGCCGAGGGCGACAAGCAGGTCACCAACGCGGTGGTCGGCCCGCCCGACTCCAACTGCCCGCCCGGGTCGACCGATCCGGTCTGCTCCACCGCCGGGGGCATCGCCCAGCTGACGATCGCCAAGACCTCCGACGCGAAGAACCCGGTCAAGGCGGGCGACAAGGTCACCTACACCGTGACCGTCACCAACACCGGCACCGCCGCCTACCCGGCCGCCGCGTTCAGCGACGACCTGTCCAAGGACCTGGACGACGCGACGTACGACGGCGACGCGAAGGCCAGCTCCGGCACCGTCTCCTACGCGGCCCCCGCGCTGAGCTGGAACGGCGACGTCGCCCCCGGCCAGAGCGTAACCGTCACCTACTCGGTGACCGTCGGCAACCCCGACACCGGCGACTACGAGCTGGCCAACACCGTCACCGGCCCGGCCGACTCCAACTGCCCGCAAGGCACGAAGGACCCGCGCTGCTCCACCCGCGACCGGATCGCCGCGCTCCAGGTCACCAAGGACTCCGACAGCCGCCGCGCCCCCGTCCGGCCCGGCGCCAAGGTCACCTACACCGTCACGGTCACCAACCCCGGCAAGGCCGTCTACCCGGGCGCGCAGCTGACCGACGACCTGAGCGGCGACCTGGACGACGCCACGTATGACGGCGACGCCACCGCGACCTCCGGCACCGTCGGCTACGCGGCCCCCGTGCTGAGCTGGAACGGCGACGTGGCACCGGGCCAGAGCGTGACCATCACCTACTCGGTGCGGGTCAACAAGCCCGACACCGGCGACAAGGAGCTCGCCAACACCGTCGTCGCCCCCGACGGCTCCAACTGCCGGGCCGTCTCCACCGATCCGGCCTGCTCCACCAGCGACGACATCGCCGACCTGGCCATCATCAAGAGCTCCGACGCGAAGACCCCGGTCAAGCCGGGTGACACCGTCACCTACACGGTGGAGGTCACCAACGACGGCACCGCCGACTACCCGGCCGCCTTCGCCACCGACAACCTGAGCGGCATTCTGGACGACGCCGCCTACAACGGCGACGCCAAGGCCACCTCCGGGACGGTCACCTACCAGCAGCCCGAACTGGCTTGGGCGGGCAGTGTCCCGGCGGGCGGTTCGGTGACCATCACCTACTCGGTGACCGTCGACCGGCCCGACACCGGCGACCACGAGTTGGCCAACACCGTCGTCGGACCGCCCAACTCCACCTGCCCGCCGCTGCGCAGCGCCCCCGAGTGCGGCACCGACAACGGCGTCGCCGAGCTGGAGGTCACCAAGACCTCGGACGCGAAGGACCCGGTAAAGGACGGCGACAAGGTCGGCTACACGATCACCGTCGCCAACACCGGCAAGGCCGACTACCCCGCCGCCGCGATCAGCGACGACCTGACCGGTGACCTCGACGACGCGACGTACGACGGCGACGCGAAGGCCGACGCGGGCACGGTCTCGTACGCGGCGCCGAACCTCGCCTGGAGCGGCACCGTCCCGGCCGGGCAGCGCGTGACGATCACCTACTCGGTGACCGTCGACGACCCCGACACCGGTGACCGGGAGCTCGCCAACACCGTCACCGGCCCCGAGGGATCCAACTGCGCCTCCGGCTCCACCGACCCGGCCTGCTCCACCCACGACAGGACCGTCCCCAACCCGGCCCCCAGCCCCAGCCCGACCCCGGGCCCGGCCCCGCTGCCCGACACCGGCAGCAGCGCCCTGGTCTGGTACGCGGGCATGGCCGCCGCGCTGGCCATCGCGGCCGGCACGATCCTCACCACCGCCCGCACCCGCCGGGGCCGCCACTGA
- a CDS encoding extracellular solute-binding protein codes for MNPNRPRRAAALALTASLLLTAAACTSSAPARPDPAVGVADGKPLDPHATVTVTIDCAPGSDQPAAQAKYADDLKLFKSMYPNVTIDARPYVGQCETPEQQAAHYKAHDETGAFHAYFTDREATLASGDAQDLTAYVNDETLPGFSAMLPSVKDNMTVDGKVYALPINYYTTGLVYNRDLFKQAGLDPDKPPTTWDEVQAAAKRISALGGGVTGYQDYSGGNTGGWHFTAELYSLGGKVVSDDGKKAAFDSPEGRQVLKRLHDMRFTDRSISATPVTQWADAFPPLAAGKVGMFLGAPDVVKHLIEVLGADPKAYGLGPMPGATGPGPSLGGGDLYYVKKGQTPNQIKALIAWINFQYQTPDVGQFNFARARTMAAGSKDPVAISVPQPYFWAADSGQMYDITTSLKANGNLPPANYDPYVKHPATSLNEPPAAQQLYKVLDAAMSAALTEPGADLDKALTSAAAQADRILAAAR; via the coding sequence ATGAACCCGAACAGACCGCGCAGGGCGGCCGCCCTCGCCCTCACCGCGAGCCTGCTGCTGACCGCCGCCGCCTGCACCAGCAGTGCCCCCGCCCGCCCCGACCCCGCCGTCGGCGTCGCCGACGGCAAGCCGCTCGACCCGCACGCGACCGTCACCGTCACCATCGACTGCGCCCCGGGCTCGGACCAGCCCGCCGCCCAGGCCAAGTACGCCGACGACCTCAAGCTGTTCAAGTCCATGTACCCGAACGTCACCATCGACGCGCGCCCGTACGTCGGCCAGTGCGAGACGCCGGAGCAGCAGGCCGCGCACTACAAGGCGCACGACGAGACCGGCGCGTTCCACGCCTACTTCACCGACCGCGAGGCCACCCTCGCCTCCGGCGACGCGCAGGACCTCACCGCGTACGTCAACGACGAGACGCTGCCCGGCTTCTCCGCGATGCTGCCGTCCGTCAAGGACAACATGACGGTCGACGGCAAGGTCTACGCGCTGCCGATCAACTACTACACCACCGGCCTGGTCTACAACCGCGACCTGTTCAAGCAGGCCGGCCTCGACCCCGACAAGCCGCCGACCACCTGGGACGAGGTGCAGGCCGCGGCCAAGAGGATCTCCGCCCTGGGCGGCGGCGTCACCGGCTACCAGGACTACTCGGGCGGCAACACCGGCGGCTGGCACTTCACCGCCGAGCTCTACAGCCTCGGCGGCAAGGTCGTCTCGGACGACGGCAAGAAGGCCGCCTTCGACTCCCCCGAGGGCCGGCAGGTCCTCAAGCGCCTGCACGACATGCGCTTCACCGACCGCAGCATCTCCGCCACCCCCGTCACCCAGTGGGCCGACGCCTTCCCGCCGCTCGCCGCCGGCAAGGTCGGCATGTTCCTGGGCGCCCCCGACGTGGTCAAACACCTGATCGAGGTCCTCGGCGCCGACCCGAAGGCGTACGGCCTCGGCCCGATGCCCGGCGCCACCGGCCCCGGGCCCAGCCTCGGCGGCGGCGACCTGTACTACGTCAAGAAGGGCCAGACCCCGAACCAGATCAAGGCCCTGATCGCCTGGATCAACTTCCAGTACCAGACGCCCGACGTCGGCCAGTTCAACTTCGCCCGGGCCCGGACCATGGCCGCGGGCAGCAAGGACCCGGTCGCGATCTCCGTGCCGCAGCCGTACTTCTGGGCCGCCGACTCCGGCCAGATGTACGACATCACCACCTCCCTGAAGGCCAACGGCAACCTCCCCCCGGCCAACTACGACCCGTACGTCAAGCACCCCGCCACGTCCCTGAACGAGCCCCCCGCCGCCCAGCAGCTCTACAAGGTCCTCGACGCCGCGATGTCCGCCGCCCTCACCGAGCCCGGCGCCGACCTCGACAAGGCCCTGACCAGCGCCGCCGCCCAGGCCGACCGCATCCTGGCCGCCGCCCGCTGA
- a CDS encoding cobalamin B12-binding domain-containing protein — protein sequence MSGTLQKQRVVLSTVSSDSHTWNLVFLQLLLEEQGYEVVNLGACVPDGVLIEAVRLHRPDSVVISSVNGHGHIDGARLIAALRADADPRVAGVPVMIGGKLGIRGADDADLAGELVAAGFDAVFSEGADPGELGRTLARFTPAGALGPAAPAAARTASARTAPATARSATARTASASARTAATRTAPADPFTAEEVAA from the coding sequence ATGTCCGGGACGCTTCAGAAGCAGCGTGTCGTCCTCTCCACCGTCTCTTCGGATTCGCACACCTGGAACTTGGTCTTCCTCCAGCTCCTGCTGGAGGAACAGGGGTACGAGGTGGTCAACCTCGGGGCCTGCGTGCCGGACGGGGTCCTCATCGAGGCCGTCCGACTGCACCGGCCCGACTCGGTGGTGATCTCCTCCGTGAACGGCCACGGGCACATCGACGGGGCCCGCCTGATCGCGGCGCTGCGCGCCGACGCGGACCCGCGGGTGGCCGGGGTGCCGGTGATGATCGGCGGGAAGCTCGGGATCAGGGGCGCGGACGACGCGGACCTCGCCGGGGAGCTGGTCGCCGCCGGGTTCGACGCGGTGTTCAGCGAGGGCGCGGACCCGGGCGAGCTCGGGCGCACGCTGGCCCGCTTCACCCCGGCCGGAGCCCTGGGCCCGGCTGCCCCCGCCGCCGCCCGCACCGCTTCCGCCCGCACCGCCCCCGCGACCGCCCGCAGCGCGACCGCCCGCACCGCCTCCGCCTCCGCCCGCACCGCGGCCACCCGCACCGCCCCCGCCGACCCGTTCACGGCCGAGGAGGTCGCGGCATGA
- a CDS encoding FAD/NAD(P)-binding protein, whose protein sequence is MPGEAVALERDAAGWRLRLADGRELPADRVVLATGHPVTGLTGEQAELAAFAAARPGATYVRGDSAADMPLSGIAAGSRVAVLGMGLSFYDVVAALTTGRGGRFAEDGRGGLRYLPSGREPLIVAGSRSGVPMPARGLNQKAPDWRYTARLFTPERIGALRADGPLDFLADVWPWLDAEMQLVYHGTAVRARYGAEVEQCYLDSCVEDVLAEGPEAAERIARATAERFGVQELEPLDVRRLARPFAGRSYPGPAQFAAALADLLAADLAAARLGNHDGPLKAALDVIRDVRGTVRTAVDDGGLTARSHREDFLGWFAPLSGFLAAGPPLSRLRETLALLESGLLEVVGPAARFTADEATGAFRVESAQVAGSARSCATLIDARIPGADLDLDPAPLTRQLVAAGLWTSWANEAGGESFDTGGVAVTAAPYRPLDVIGEPVEGLYVLGIPTEGQRWFMQVGSTRPGPWTQFTADADAVAADALAGLPRIAVLPALTGGPALTGGGS, encoded by the coding sequence GTGCCCGGCGAGGCGGTCGCGCTGGAGCGGGACGCCGCCGGGTGGCGGCTGCGCCTGGCGGACGGGCGGGAGCTGCCCGCGGACCGGGTGGTGCTGGCCACCGGGCACCCCGTCACCGGGCTGACGGGCGAGCAGGCCGAACTCGCCGCCTTCGCCGCCGCGCGCCCCGGCGCGACCTACGTCCGTGGGGACAGCGCCGCCGACATGCCGCTGTCCGGCATCGCCGCGGGCTCCCGGGTCGCCGTCCTCGGCATGGGGCTGTCGTTCTACGACGTGGTGGCCGCCCTGACCACCGGACGCGGCGGCCGCTTCGCGGAGGACGGGCGCGGCGGCCTGCGCTACCTGCCCTCGGGGCGGGAGCCGCTGATCGTCGCGGGGTCGCGCTCCGGCGTGCCGATGCCGGCCCGCGGGCTCAACCAGAAGGCCCCCGACTGGCGCTACACCGCCCGGCTGTTCACCCCGGAGCGGATCGGCGCGCTGCGCGCCGACGGCCCGCTCGACTTCCTGGCCGATGTCTGGCCGTGGCTGGACGCCGAGATGCAGCTGGTCTACCACGGCACCGCGGTCCGGGCCCGCTACGGGGCCGAGGTCGAGCAGTGCTACCTGGACAGCTGCGTCGAGGACGTCCTGGCCGAGGGCCCGGAGGCCGCCGAGCGGATCGCCCGCGCGACGGCCGAGCGCTTCGGCGTCCAGGAGCTGGAGCCGCTGGACGTCCGGCGGCTGGCCCGCCCGTTCGCCGGGCGCAGCTACCCGGGGCCCGCGCAGTTCGCCGCCGCGCTGGCCGACCTGCTGGCGGCGGACCTGGCCGCGGCCCGGCTGGGCAACCACGACGGCCCGCTGAAGGCGGCCCTGGACGTGATCCGCGACGTGCGCGGCACCGTCCGGACCGCGGTGGACGACGGCGGCCTGACCGCCCGTTCGCACCGCGAGGACTTCCTCGGCTGGTTCGCCCCGCTCAGCGGCTTCCTCGCCGCGGGCCCGCCGCTGTCCCGGCTGCGCGAGACGCTGGCGCTGCTGGAGTCCGGGCTGCTGGAGGTGGTCGGCCCCGCGGCCCGCTTCACCGCCGACGAGGCCACCGGGGCGTTCCGGGTGGAGTCGGCGCAGGTCGCGGGCAGCGCGCGCAGCTGCGCCACGCTGATCGACGCCCGCATCCCGGGGGCGGACCTGGACCTCGACCCGGCGCCGCTGACCCGGCAGCTGGTGGCCGCTGGGCTGTGGACCTCCTGGGCGAACGAGGCGGGCGGCGAGTCCTTCGACACCGGCGGGGTCGCGGTGACCGCCGCGCCCTACCGGCCGCTGGACGTGATCGGGGAGCCGGTGGAGGGCCTGTACGTGCTGGGCATCCCGACCGAGGGGCAGCGCTGGTTCATGCAGGTCGGCTCCACCCGGCCCGGCCCGTGGACGCAGTTCACCGCGGACGCGGACGCCGTCGCCGCCGACGCGCTGGCCGGGCTGCCGCGGATCGCGGTCCTGCCCGCGCTGACCGGCGGGCCCGCGCTGACCGGCGGGGGGTCCTGA
- a CDS encoding AMP-binding protein: protein MSATRLRAQPLPDLRPQPRRSPAHAAFRSARDLLQRLRTRPDAARREFAWPRPTHFNWALEWFDVVAAEEPRPALELVHPGGRVESVSYRELSARSDRLATWLRGLGVRRGERVMVVLGQQVELWETLLACLKLGAVVIPTYTSLTEAEARDRFERGGVRHLVVRSRDVDRFAAVDAAVRVAVGGPVPGWHDHADARRTPGAFTPDAATPAGDVAFGYFTSGTTSAPKLVLHTHASYPVGHLSSLYFHGLLPGDRHLNVSAPGWAKHSWSSFFVPFTAQATLVVAADEGLGPEGLPGLLAEREVTSVCAPPSYWAAVVPHLGTAVPRLREATSAGEPLPDPVADAVAAAWGVTVRDGYGQTETTALIGTTPGTPRTPGWLGRPLPGWDLVLDEGHLCVDLTGAPVGMMAGYDDPEHTRRVLGGDRYRTGDVAEAGPDGLLRVLGRDDDVFKSGGHRVSPYELEAVLRTHPAVRDAAVVPVPHAGLGRAAHAVVEPEPGRPAVTAEELLAHVDARVGAAVRVHSVEFTDRLPRTVSGKVRRAALAR from the coding sequence ATGTCCGCGACCCGCCTCCGCGCGCAGCCGCTCCCGGACCTCCGGCCGCAGCCCCGCCGCAGCCCGGCCCACGCGGCCTTCCGCTCGGCACGGGACCTGCTGCAGCGCCTGCGCACCCGACCGGACGCGGCCCGGCGGGAGTTCGCCTGGCCCCGGCCGACGCACTTCAACTGGGCGCTGGAGTGGTTCGACGTGGTGGCCGCCGAGGAGCCGCGCCCGGCGCTGGAGCTGGTGCACCCGGGCGGCCGGGTGGAGTCGGTCTCCTACCGCGAGCTGTCCGCCCGCTCGGACCGGCTGGCCACCTGGCTGCGCGGCCTGGGCGTGCGGCGCGGCGAGCGGGTGATGGTGGTGCTCGGCCAGCAGGTCGAGCTGTGGGAGACGCTGCTGGCCTGCCTCAAGCTCGGGGCGGTGGTCATCCCGACCTACACCTCGCTCACCGAGGCCGAGGCGCGGGACCGCTTCGAGCGCGGCGGGGTGCGCCACCTGGTGGTCCGCAGCCGGGACGTGGACCGGTTCGCGGCGGTCGACGCGGCCGTCCGGGTCGCGGTCGGCGGGCCGGTGCCGGGCTGGCACGACCACGCGGACGCCCGCCGCACGCCCGGCGCGTTCACCCCGGACGCCGCCACCCCGGCCGGGGACGTGGCCTTCGGCTACTTCACCTCGGGGACGACCTCCGCCCCGAAGCTGGTCCTGCACACCCACGCCTCGTACCCGGTCGGGCACCTCTCCTCGCTGTACTTCCACGGGCTGCTGCCGGGCGACCGGCACCTGAACGTCTCGGCACCGGGCTGGGCCAAGCACTCCTGGTCGAGCTTCTTCGTCCCGTTCACGGCGCAGGCCACGCTGGTCGTCGCGGCCGACGAGGGCCTCGGCCCGGAGGGGCTGCCGGGGCTGCTGGCGGAGCGGGAGGTCACCAGCGTCTGCGCGCCGCCCTCGTACTGGGCGGCGGTGGTGCCGCACCTGGGCACGGCCGTCCCGCGGCTGCGGGAGGCCACCAGCGCGGGGGAGCCGCTGCCCGATCCGGTGGCCGACGCGGTCGCGGCGGCCTGGGGCGTGACGGTGCGCGACGGCTACGGCCAGACCGAGACGACCGCGCTGATCGGCACCACCCCCGGCACGCCCCGCACCCCCGGCTGGCTGGGCCGGCCGCTGCCCGGCTGGGACCTCGTCCTGGACGAGGGCCACCTGTGCGTGGACCTGACCGGCGCCCCGGTCGGGATGATGGCCGGCTACGACGACCCCGAGCACACCCGCCGGGTGCTCGGCGGCGACCGCTACCGCACCGGCGACGTGGCCGAGGCGGGCCCGGACGGGCTGCTGCGGGTCCTCGGCCGGGACGACGACGTGTTCAAGTCCGGCGGCCACCGCGTCTCGCCGTACGAGCTGGAGGCGGTGCTGCGCACCCACCCGGCGGTCCGGGACGCCGCGGTCGTCCCGGTGCCGCACGCCGGGCTGGGCCGGGCCGCGCACGCGGTGGTCGAGCCGGAGCCGGGCCGTCCGGCGGTGACGGCCGAGGAACTGCTGGCGCACGTGGACGCCCGGGTGGGCGCGGCGGTGCGGGTCCACAGCGTGGAGTTCACCGACCGCCTGCCGCGCACCGTCTCCGGCAAGGTCCGCCGGGCGGCGCTGGCCCGCTGA